GGGTCGCCCGTGAAATCTTGGATGACAGTGATGCCCTTGATGTGGATGGTGACCAGAGCGGTCAGGTTGTTGGCGTCCACCTGCTCGGCGAGATATTTGAGCAATTGCTCGCGGGCCCGCGCTTGGTCCAGGAAGGGAGTGTTCACCAGGTCCAGGGCTATGATGGTCATCCGGCGGGGCGAGCTGCCGCCCGTGACCACATTGGTGTATTCCATCGGCGCCAGCCGGGGACGCTCCACCGGGCTAGCGGAGGGTTTGACTTCCTCGAAGGTGGAGACCTTCTGCGGCTGGCCGTTCTCCGTCACGGTGAAATCGTCCACGGTAAGGCCGGTGACGAAGTTCCCGCTCTTGTCCTTGACCACCACCGGGACCAGCACCAGCTCGGCGCGCGAGGTGAACTTCACCGAGCCCTCGTATCTGCGTTCATAGATCGGAGGAGGCGGGGGCGCGGCATTCTCGATTCCGGTCATGTTCGATTCCACAGCTCCCGCGTTGCCCCCACCCCCACGGCGCTGCCCCCAGGCCCTCCTGCCGCGAGCGTCATGACTACCAGGAGTGCTGTGAGCTTTCTTGCATCGTGACTCAGCCTCATACATCTAACCTCATGGCCTTCGGTTGTAGAATCCCGCCGGGAGGAAGCCGCGCTTGATCTCCGAGTGTCTTCCGCTTTCCGCCATCCCGCACACCACCCGCCTGTTTGCGGACTACCTGCAGCGCTTTTCGAAGGTACGGGAATTCTACTCCCGGCCGCCCTTGGAGCGCGCTTGGGTGGAGGGAGAATCGCGGTCGCTGAACTACGACCCCGCCCGCCGTCGCGCCGTTGC
The Terriglobales bacterium DNA segment above includes these coding regions:
- a CDS encoding VWA domain-containing protein; protein product: MTGIENAAPPPPPIYERRYEGSVKFTSRAELVLVPVVVKDKSGNFVTGLTVDDFTVTENGQPQKVSTFEEVKPSASPVERPRLAPMEYTNVVTGGSSPRRMTIIALDLVNTPFLDQARAREQLLKYLAEQVDANNLTALVTIHIKGITVIQDFTGDPKALVAGLQTVKGKLHLTEATSLSSPRTDEIIAQAAGDVGVAHGIRLARRLRLLPARGRRRNDSGGLPAHRAGLRWSAGPEVLAVGHGKLPLHH